From the Colletotrichum lupini chromosome 10, complete sequence genome, one window contains:
- a CDS encoding cytochrome P450 — protein sequence MFAAIAELLKDLTVVSVQSLGQNIPQLLPGSPCPPPCRGILDRESNTVSSSYPHSQSHDPTFSYTNRFLVGSSATMSREYLAYASIAVSAFIAYSVVSIARQYLRLRHIKGPPSAGFSKWWLVRAVGGGRTHLDFYEACEKYGSIVRVGPNDLITSDPDLMKRMLNVRTTYKRSNWYDGMRLKPGQDNVLSTRDDELHNKLRSKMAAGYSGKEVEDLEAKIDQNVLRLIGLIEKYASRDEAFDFGAKAQYFTLDVISDLAFGEPFGDLATDSDVHEYIKTMEQNMPTILVTSVLPWLLALLSSPIFRSMMPSEKDAIGVGKTMGIAKKVASERFGPNKKVHKDMLGSFVARGLTQAEAESEILMQLLAGSDTTATAIRATILHIITNPQVTSTLRAEIDAAELSWPIISDAEAREMPYLQAVIKEGLRIFPPVVGQMSKEVSNGGAGDDFKGIHLPEGTRIGYCAWGIFRRQDIWGQDSHVFRPERWLESDVERLRLMEGTLELVFGYGRWQCLGRNVALMELNKVFVELLRRFDLVLVEPTNPWHSVILILNLMIATNQSHDKYKLV from the exons ATGTTCGCTGCTATTGCAGAGTTATTGAAGGATTTGACCGTCGTATCGGTGCAGTCTCTCGGTCAAAATATTCCCCAGCTCCTCCCAGGCTCCCCGTGCCCTCCACCGTGCCGCGGCATCCTTGACCGAGAAAGCA ACACTGTTTCCTCCTCTTATCCACACTCACAATCCCATGATCCAACCTTTTCATACACGAATCGGTTCCTCGTGGGCTCGAGTGCGACCATGAGTCGGGAATACCTCGCATACGCCAGCATCGCAGTCTCGGCCTTCATCGCGTACAGCGTCGTATCCATCGCTCGCCAATACTTACGGCTCCGGCACATCAAGGGGCCACCGAGCGCCGGATTTTCGAAATGGTGGCTCGTTCGCGCCGTCGGCGGCGGTAGGACACACCTCGACTTTTATGAGGCGTGCGAGAAATATG GGTCAATAGTTCGTGTCGGGCCGAATGATCTCATCACCAGCGATCCGGATCTCATGAAGCGTATGCTTAATGTGCGGACGACTTACAAGCGATCTAATTGGTATGATGGAATGCGACTCAAGCCTGGCCAAGACAATGTCTTATCCACCCGAGATGATGAGCTGCATAACAAACTCCGGTCAAAAATGGCCGCAGGT TACTCTGGTAAGGAAGTCGAAGATCTCGAAGCCAAAATTGATCAAAACGTCCTCCGACTCATCGGTTTGATTGAGAAGTATGCTTCTCGCGACGAAGCTTTTGACTTTGGAGCCAAGGCGCAATACTTCACCCTCGATGTCATTTCTGACCTGGCTTTCGGTGAGCCGTTTGGAGACTTGGCAACTGATTCGGATGTCCATGAGTACATCAAGACTATGGAGCAAAACATGCCAACAATTCTCGTGACGAGTGTTCTGCCATGGCTTCTTGCACTCCTCTCTTCGCCTATTTTCAGGAGCATGATGCCTTCCGAAAAAGATGCAATCGGCGTGGGAAAGACGATGGG CATTGCCAAGAAAGTTGCATCAGAGCGTTTCGGTCCAAACAAGAAGGTCCACAAAGATATGCTTGGATCGTTCGTCGCGCGAGGGCTTACACAAGCTGAGGCCGAGTCGGAGATTCTTATGCAGTT ACTAGCTGGTTCTGATACTACCGCGACCGCTATTCGGGCCACTATCCTTCACATAATCACAAATCCTCAGGTAACCTCTACACTCCGAGCCGAAATCGACGCTGCCGAGCTGTCATGGCCCATCATCTCCGATGCAGAGGCTCGCGAGATGCCATACTTGCAAGCCGTCATCAAGGAGGGTCTTCGTATATTTCCACCAGTAGTCGGCCAAATGTCAAAAGAAGTCTCGAATGGAGGAGCTGGCGATGACTTCAAGGGTATTCATCTTCCAGAAGGCACCCGTATCGGATATTGTGCATGGGGGATCTTTCGCAGACAGGATATCTGGGGTCAAGACTCCCACGTTTTTCGGCCAGAACGATGGCTAGAATCCGACGTTGAAAGGCTTCGCTTGATGGAGGGTACTCTAGAGCTTGTCTTTGGGTACGGTCGCTGGCAGTGCTTGGGGCGAAACGTGGCTTTAATGGAGCTGAACAAGGTCTTCGTGGAG CTCTTAAGAAGGTTTGATCTTGTTCTCGTCGAACCGACAAACCCGTGGCACTCAGT CATTCTGATTCTCAACTTGATGATTGCTACGAATCAGTCGCACGACAAGTATAAGTTAGTCTAG
- a CDS encoding methyltransferase domain-containing protein, with amino-acid sequence MADPAPAEAGPLEADNGEENDNTNDDSDSAMGVSVLGSSASMTSSIMRYREENGRTYHAYREGRYVLPNDAVENDRLADDHQETLITGVDLSPIQPPFVPPNVTFYIDDLEDDWTYSYKFDFVFGRMLTGSIADWPRFIRQSYEYLEPGGWIELSDILLDLQSDDGTVGPECATQKWAGHMLEAAAIWKRPLDSCKFYKEQLAEAGFTNIEEKIYKWPSNPWPKDPKYKELGVWTYENLGNGLSGLSLALFTRALGWSAEQLEVFLVDARKDMRDRSIHGWWPV; translated from the exons ATGGCGGATCCAGCACCGGCGGAAGCCGGCCCGCTCGAAGCAGAC AATGGAGAGGAGAACGACAATACCAATGATGACAGCGACTCAGCCATGGGAGTG TCTGTGCTCGGGTCATCTGCATCCATGACAAGTAGTATCATGCGTTACCGCGAAGAAAATGGAAGAACATACCACGCATATCGAGAGGGCA GATATGTTTTGCCGAATGACGCG GTCGAAAACGACAGGCTTG CCGATGATCATCAAGAGACACTA ATAACCGGTGTCGATCTCAGCCCAATACAACCGCCATT TGTACCTCCCAACGTGACATTCTACATCGACGACCTAGAAGATGACTGGACATACTCCTACAAGTTCGACTTCGTCTTTGGCCGAATGCTCACAGGTTCCATAGCAGACTGGCCAAGGTTTATCCGCCAAAGCTATGA ATACCTCGAACCCGGAGGCTGGATAGAGTTGTCCGACATCCTCTTGGATCTTCAAAGCGACGACGGAACAGTTGGCCCCGAATGCGCAACCCAAAAGTGGGCAGGGCACATGCTTGAAGCGGCAGCGATATGGAAACGACCACTCGACAGCTGCAAATTCTACAAGGAGCAGCTCGCCGAAGCGGGGTTCACCAATATTGAGGAAAAGATTTACAAGTGGCCGTCGAACCCCTGGCCAAAGGATCcaaaatataaagagctag GCGTGTGGACGTACGAAAACCTAGGAAATGGCTTGTCGGGGCTTAGCTTGGCGCTTTTTACTAGGGCGCTGGGTTGGTCGGCGGAGCAGCTTGAGGTGTTCCTGGTGGATGCTAGGAAAGACATGAGAGACAGGTCTATACATGGATGGTGGCCAGTGTGA